A window of Sphingomonas sp. R1 contains these coding sequences:
- a CDS encoding DNA-binding domain-containing protein — translation MLAALQADFGRWLQSECPDAATRLGGGPGLDVYLNNYRSQLIGALEGSFPQLQRWLGETAFLAAAAQHIEIAPPCTWTLDAYGADFPDTVAALYPDDPECAELARIDWALAAAFTTPDIAPVSVDAIGAVEWETARFLFVPSLAMLPVTTNAAALWQSLVGGTVPPDAQRLPAACSILLWRDGFNPSFRTTEQAEATAILQLEAGMPFGALCTALAVEHGEAASAAIAGGWLGAWLRDGLVAALHWPSCESVTHR, via the coding sequence ATGCTGGCGGCGCTTCAGGCGGATTTCGGCCGCTGGCTGCAGTCTGAATGTCCGGATGCGGCGACGCGGCTCGGCGGCGGTCCGGGTCTTGATGTCTATCTCAACAATTACCGCAGCCAGCTGATCGGCGCGCTCGAGGGAAGCTTTCCGCAGCTGCAGCGCTGGCTGGGCGAGACGGCCTTCCTTGCCGCCGCCGCACAGCATATCGAGATCGCCCCGCCCTGCACTTGGACGCTCGACGCCTATGGTGCGGACTTTCCAGATACCGTCGCGGCCCTCTACCCCGACGATCCAGAATGCGCCGAGCTGGCGCGGATCGATTGGGCGCTGGCGGCAGCGTTCACCACCCCAGACATTGCCCCCGTCTCCGTAGATGCGATCGGCGCGGTGGAGTGGGAGACGGCCCGCTTCCTATTCGTTCCCAGCCTCGCCATGCTGCCCGTGACCACGAATGCTGCAGCCCTGTGGCAGTCGCTTGTCGGCGGCACCGTTCCGCCTGACGCCCAGCGCCTGCCCGCCGCCTGCTCCATCCTGCTCTGGCGGGACGGCTTCAACCCCAGCTTCCGCACGACTGAGCAAGCCGAGGCGACGGCGATCCTTCAGCTGGAGGCGGGCATGCCATTCGGCGCACTTTGCACCGCCCTTGCCGTCGAGCATGGCGAAGCAGCCAGCGCTGCCATCGCCGGCGGCTGGCTGGGCGCGTGGCTGCGCGACGGACTCGTCGCCGCGCTCCATTGGCCGTCCTGCGAATCGGTAACGCATAGATAG
- a CDS encoding DUF692 domain-containing protein — protein MPHPHHFGLGLRKPHYAAFLEAAASVPVDFVEVISENFMVPGGRPRDILRRVRERHPVALHGVSMSVGSADGVDRDYLQRLRALVDAVEPLFVSDHLCWTRFGDFQSHDLLPLPYTEEALRTVCDNVDAAQTALGRTMLIENPSSYIAFDGADMTEWAFLDALCTRTGCELLLDVNNIFVSAANHGFDAHAYLAGIPAARVRQIHLAGHSRGETLLIDTHDQPVPDPVWALYAEALERVGPVATMIERDDAIPPLAELLAELGRARAIAALEMAA, from the coding sequence ATGCCCCATCCGCATCACTTCGGCCTGGGGCTGCGCAAGCCGCATTATGCCGCTTTTCTGGAGGCTGCGGCGTCGGTCCCCGTCGACTTCGTCGAAGTCATTTCCGAGAATTTCATGGTCCCCGGCGGCCGCCCCCGCGACATATTGCGCCGGGTGCGCGAACGCCATCCGGTGGCGCTGCACGGCGTGTCGATGTCGGTCGGCTCGGCCGACGGCGTGGACCGCGACTATCTGCAGCGCCTGCGCGCGCTGGTCGACGCGGTCGAGCCACTGTTCGTCTCCGATCATCTCTGCTGGACCCGCTTCGGCGACTTCCAGTCGCACGACCTGCTCCCCTTGCCCTATACCGAGGAAGCGCTGCGCACCGTGTGCGACAATGTCGACGCCGCCCAGACCGCGCTCGGCCGCACGATGCTGATCGAGAATCCGTCGAGCTACATCGCGTTTGACGGTGCGGACATGACCGAATGGGCGTTTCTCGATGCGCTGTGCACGCGCACCGGTTGCGAACTGCTGCTCGACGTCAACAACATCTTCGTCAGCGCGGCCAACCATGGCTTCGACGCCCACGCCTATCTGGCGGGCATCCCCGCCGCGCGCGTGCGGCAGATCCACCTTGCCGGGCACAGCCGCGGCGAGACACTGCTGATCGACACGCACGACCAGCCTGTGCCCGATCCCGTCTGGGCGCTCTATGCCGAAGCATTGGAGCGCGTCGGCCCGGTCGCGACCATGATCGAGCGCGACGACGCCATTCCCCCACTGGCCGAGCTGCTCGCCGAACTCGGTCGCGCGCGTGCCATTGCCGCGCTGGAGATGGCGGCGTGA
- a CDS encoding DUF1109 domain-containing protein yields MAHDPDSVSTERLIASLSADVPPIPPRFIGRRIALGIAGGGVVSLGLVVALFGMRPDFPQAMFGFSFWMKWIYTLSLGLIAVAATVRLARPEGGSLRMLWPLALPILLLAALAIAEMSRTPMRDWLSMWLGGSWNRCPWRVLLLAVPIFLGLLWSFRKLAPTNLRAAGAAAGLAAGAWAATIYCLHCDEVAAVFVLTWYSLGILLATGLGALLGPRVLRW; encoded by the coding sequence ATGGCGCACGATCCCGACAGCGTCAGCACCGAGCGGCTGATCGCGTCACTATCGGCGGACGTTCCGCCCATCCCACCGCGCTTTATTGGCCGCCGCATTGCGCTCGGCATCGCCGGCGGCGGTGTGGTGAGCCTTGGGCTCGTCGTCGCATTGTTCGGCATGCGGCCGGACTTTCCGCAGGCGATGTTCGGCTTCTCCTTCTGGATGAAATGGATCTACACGCTGTCCCTCGGGCTGATCGCCGTCGCGGCGACGGTGCGGCTGGCCCGGCCGGAGGGCGGATCGCTGCGCATGCTGTGGCCGCTGGCGCTGCCGATCCTGCTGCTCGCGGCGCTCGCCATCGCGGAAATGTCGCGCACGCCGATGCGCGACTGGCTGTCGATGTGGCTGGGCGGCAGCTGGAACCGCTGCCCGTGGCGGGTGCTGCTGCTCGCGGTGCCGATCTTCCTCGGGCTGCTCTGGTCGTTCCGCAAGCTGGCGCCGACCAACCTGCGCGCGGCGGGGGCCGCCGCCGGGCTGGCGGCGGGCGCCTGGGCCGCCACCATCTACTGCCTCCACTGCGACGAAGTTGCCGCGGTGTTCGTGCTGACCTGGTACAGCCTCGGCATCCTGCTGGCGACCGGGCTTGGGGCGTTGCTGGGACCGCGCGTGCTGCGGTGGTGA
- a CDS encoding sigma-70 family RNA polymerase sigma factor produces the protein MRHSEAELRAWMTAGLDGDAAAHAALLRALVPLLRGFFRRRMRGDEDIEDLVQETLIAIHTKRGTYDRDRPFTAWLYAVARYRLIDHLRRRRISVPIEEVEAILITEGFEEAVTARVDVDRLLSGLSGKQARAIRDTHLDGLSVAEAAESAQIGQSDVKVSVHRGLKALAARLRGRE, from the coding sequence ATGCGGCACAGCGAAGCAGAGCTACGAGCGTGGATGACGGCGGGACTGGACGGCGATGCCGCGGCGCATGCGGCATTGCTGCGCGCGCTCGTGCCGCTGCTGCGCGGCTTTTTTCGTCGGCGAATGCGGGGGGATGAGGATATCGAGGATCTGGTGCAGGAAACGCTGATTGCCATTCATACCAAGCGCGGCACCTATGACCGCGATCGACCGTTCACCGCCTGGCTTTACGCCGTTGCACGCTACCGGCTGATCGACCATCTCCGACGGCGCCGGATTTCGGTGCCGATCGAGGAAGTCGAGGCGATCCTGATAACCGAAGGCTTTGAGGAGGCGGTGACCGCGCGTGTCGATGTCGACCGGCTGCTGTCCGGCCTTTCGGGCAAACAGGCGCGCGCGATCCGCGACACGCATCTTGACGGCCTGAGCGTCGCCGAAGCGGCCGAGAGCGCGCAGATCGGTCAGTCCGACGTCAAAGTCTCCGTCCATCGCGGGCTCAAGGCGCTCGCGGCGCGGCTGCGGGGGCGCGAATGA
- a CDS encoding DUF2282 domain-containing protein — translation MIKTSAALAATLALAATAAHAQQPKMEKCYGVALAGKNDCKAGAGTSCAGTSTKNYQGNAWKLVKAGTCTSIKTPKGDGSLTPKA, via the coding sequence ATGATCAAGACGTCCGCCGCGCTCGCCGCGACCCTCGCCCTCGCCGCCACCGCCGCCCATGCGCAGCAGCCCAAGATGGAGAAATGCTACGGCGTCGCGCTCGCCGGCAAGAACGACTGCAAGGCGGGTGCCGGCACCAGCTGTGCAGGCACGTCGACCAAGAACTACCAGGGGAATGCCTGGAAGCTGGTCAAGGCGGGCACCTGCACATCGATCAAGACCCCCAAGGGCGACGGCTCGCTGACCCCGAAGGCGTGA
- a CDS encoding DoxX family protein, producing MRSFATLYARAGDFAVRLLPPSLLLLVARLGIAAIFFLSGRTKVEGWLTITDSTYELFRTDYALPFAPPVLAAHLATYSEHFFPILLVLGLFTRPAALALLGMTTVIEVFVYPDAWPTHLSWAGLLLPLIAAGPGAWSLDRLLGLEVRPVSTKDR from the coding sequence ATGCGATCCTTCGCCACACTCTATGCGCGCGCGGGCGACTTCGCCGTGCGCCTGCTGCCCCCATCCCTGCTGCTCCTCGTCGCGCGGCTGGGCATCGCCGCCATCTTCTTCCTGTCCGGCCGCACCAAGGTCGAAGGCTGGCTGACGATCACCGACTCCACCTATGAGCTGTTCCGCACCGATTATGCGCTACCCTTCGCGCCGCCGGTGCTCGCCGCGCATCTGGCGACCTATTCGGAGCATTTCTTCCCGATTCTGCTCGTGCTCGGCCTGTTCACCCGGCCCGCCGCGCTGGCGCTGCTGGGCATGACGACGGTGATCGAGGTTTTCGTCTATCCCGATGCCTGGCCCACGCATCTCAGCTGGGCCGGACTGCTGCTCCCGCTGATCGCGGCCGGGCCGGGGGCGTGGTCGCTCGATCGTCTGCTCGGGCTGGAGGTGCGCCCGGTATCAACGAAAGATCGCTAG
- a CDS encoding sigma-70 family RNA polymerase sigma factor: protein MQKGDTIGSGATALTDEEFKDQLQKVIPHLRAFGRGLCGNRDTTDDLVQETMLKAWTARSRFQAGTNFKAWAFTILRNLYFSQTRRKRFVGEWNDLVADRVLAAPASQDKTVELRDLMRALQQISPDQREAIILVAAAGMSYEEVAEVTGVMLGTVKSRVSRARAALETLMTEGVLNTKRQDFASTEGAVVSLLASLNAIQARYAPAARPAQATPLPIAA, encoded by the coding sequence ATGCAAAAGGGCGACACGATCGGTTCAGGTGCGACCGCGCTTACCGATGAAGAATTCAAGGATCAGCTGCAGAAGGTGATCCCGCACCTCCGGGCCTTCGGGCGGGGCCTGTGCGGTAACCGCGATACGACGGACGATCTCGTCCAAGAGACCATGCTCAAGGCATGGACGGCGCGCAGCCGGTTTCAGGCTGGCACGAACTTCAAGGCATGGGCCTTTACCATCCTGCGGAACCTTTATTTCAGTCAGACCCGGCGCAAGCGCTTCGTGGGCGAGTGGAACGATCTCGTCGCGGATCGCGTACTCGCCGCGCCGGCCAGCCAGGACAAGACGGTAGAGCTCCGTGATCTGATGCGGGCGCTCCAGCAGATATCCCCTGACCAGCGCGAGGCGATCATCTTGGTCGCCGCGGCAGGCATGTCCTATGAGGAAGTCGCCGAAGTTACCGGCGTGATGCTGGGCACGGTCAAAAGCCGCGTGTCGCGGGCGCGTGCCGCGCTCGAGACGCTGATGACCGAAGGCGTCCTCAACACTAAGCGCCAGGATTTCGCGTCGACCGAGGGTGCCGTAGTCAGTCTGCTTGCATCGCTGAACGCCATCCAGGCGCGCTATGCTCCCGCGGCACGCCCGGCACAGGCGACACCGCTTCCAATCGCGGCCTGA
- a CDS encoding FAD/NAD(P)-binding protein, translating to MQEPPSGGPRSSNPSRRTAQIEALHIRTKDRHDSGERIAIVGAGATGTYVLDALLRSGVARNIVVFENSCALGPGLAYAEHLNAPHALSNIAGIEIPPLLESLNAWAVRQPPEKLEAWGIRACAGDDRAFFPRVALGAWLADQFAMIVAGSPVPISVQRRAEVVDVVAMPQGCRVDWRGTDGRIVQDQFDRLIVATGYGPIAADTMAAATRTGKAAATLGRSRQTERFGVLGSSLSAIDVVTAIATARGRFVARGDGMTYVAETPWRATLLSRNGLLPEADYWFPHPLPALEGFTPDSATASLRGEDGDLDRLFDQFVAVLRTGAPDWATGLGLADATADDFADRYFAARTSGNAWDHARQNLADVRNWHAHHDTPFWRIAILKAHEVFATVIPSLSKTDLARFHRGLKRVFTDNYAAVPHLSIERVLALRDAGHLEAQALGEAYDIAPQPDGTCVVRCPSWTGTFDELLDARGSQTAALNHFPFPTLRLQLCASAMEADEAWSSGLNPAGDLTMRAQDTSLERVHLCALPFLLGSRPFVQGLVECAAMATAISGAIKEARGATDGNQTSAAELLDVLERPSVILPDGAVLPLAGSKR from the coding sequence GTGCAGGAACCTCCCAGCGGCGGGCCGCGTTCCAGCAATCCTTCGAGGCGCACAGCGCAAATAGAGGCTCTCCATATCCGCACCAAGGATCGCCATGACTCTGGCGAGCGCATCGCTATTGTCGGTGCCGGCGCCACCGGCACCTATGTGCTCGACGCCCTGCTCCGCAGCGGCGTGGCGCGCAATATCGTCGTGTTCGAGAACAGCTGCGCGCTGGGGCCCGGCCTCGCCTATGCCGAGCATCTCAACGCGCCGCATGCCCTTTCGAACATCGCCGGCATCGAAATCCCGCCGCTGCTTGAAAGCCTCAACGCGTGGGCAGTGCGACAGCCTCCCGAAAAGCTCGAAGCCTGGGGCATCCGCGCATGCGCCGGCGACGACCGTGCCTTCTTTCCTCGTGTAGCGCTTGGTGCCTGGCTGGCCGATCAGTTCGCCATGATCGTCGCCGGCAGCCCGGTGCCAATTTCGGTGCAGCGGCGAGCGGAGGTGGTGGACGTCGTCGCGATGCCGCAAGGCTGCCGGGTGGATTGGCGCGGCACGGACGGCCGCATCGTGCAGGACCAGTTCGACCGGCTTATCGTGGCGACCGGCTATGGCCCGATCGCGGCGGACACGATGGCGGCAGCCACGCGCACCGGGAAGGCCGCTGCCACCTTGGGGCGGTCCCGACAGACCGAACGCTTCGGGGTGCTGGGCTCGTCCCTCTCGGCGATCGACGTGGTGACCGCGATCGCCACAGCGCGCGGCAGGTTCGTCGCGCGCGGTGACGGCATGACCTATGTGGCCGAAACCCCGTGGCGGGCGACGCTGCTCAGCCGCAACGGCCTGCTGCCGGAAGCGGATTACTGGTTTCCCCATCCCCTCCCCGCCCTGGAGGGGTTCACGCCCGACAGTGCGACCGCGTCGCTGCGGGGCGAAGACGGCGACCTGGACAGGTTGTTCGACCAGTTCGTCGCGGTGCTCCGGACGGGCGCGCCCGATTGGGCCACGGGTCTTGGCCTTGCCGACGCGACGGCGGACGATTTCGCGGATCGCTACTTCGCGGCACGTACTTCCGGCAATGCCTGGGACCATGCCCGCCAGAATCTGGCCGACGTCCGAAACTGGCATGCGCATCACGATACCCCCTTTTGGCGCATCGCGATCCTCAAGGCGCACGAGGTGTTCGCCACCGTGATCCCGTCGCTGTCGAAGACGGATCTCGCCCGCTTTCATAGGGGCCTGAAGCGCGTCTTTACGGACAATTATGCAGCCGTTCCGCATCTCTCGATCGAACGGGTCCTGGCGTTGCGCGACGCCGGCCACCTCGAGGCGCAGGCGCTTGGCGAAGCATATGACATCGCCCCTCAGCCCGATGGCACCTGCGTGGTCCGTTGTCCGAGCTGGACCGGTACGTTCGACGAATTGCTCGACGCCCGCGGATCCCAGACGGCCGCGCTGAACCATTTCCCGTTCCCGACCCTGCGCCTTCAGCTATGCGCCAGCGCGATGGAGGCCGATGAGGCATGGAGCAGCGGCCTCAATCCAGCAGGCGACCTCACGATGCGCGCGCAGGACACCTCGCTCGAGCGCGTGCATCTATGCGCGCTGCCCTTTCTGCTGGGCAGCCGGCCGTTTGTGCAGGGGCTCGTGGAATGTGCCGCCATGGCGACCGCGATCAGTGGTGCGATCAAGGAAGCGCGCGGCGCAACAGATGGGAATCAGACCTCCGCTGCGGAGCTACTGGATGTCCTGGAAAGGCCCAGCGTCATCCTTCCCGACGGAGCGGTGCTCCCGCTTGCCGGTTCGAAGCGATGA
- a CDS encoding helix-turn-helix transcriptional regulator produces MQAPEADVLVLLEVLLLPLKGRFDLALAPGSTGTQPLARFRSLLQQLLRSPARVLGLADAASLRGLSPAYFAQCFKAAFGTSPPAHRRLARSRARAT; encoded by the coding sequence GTGCAGGCGCCGGAAGCGGACGTGCTGGTACTGCTCGAGGTGCTGCTGCTTCCCTTGAAGGGCCGGTTCGACCTCGCACTTGCGCCTGGCAGCACGGGCACGCAGCCGCTGGCGCGCTTTCGGTCGCTACTGCAGCAGCTGTTGCGTTCGCCGGCCAGGGTCCTCGGGCTTGCCGACGCGGCATCGCTGCGCGGACTATCGCCGGCCTATTTCGCGCAGTGCTTCAAGGCGGCATTCGGCACGTCTCCCCCCGCCCATCGCAGGTTGGCGCGCAGCCGCGCGCGGGCGACCTAG
- a CDS encoding glycoside hydrolase family 92 protein — translation MLPGASARSNRPFKGSSSTSSSTSTSASGACTAWLYAFTDRRRRGTGWSRGSPAASTRTARAASSATRTLGKMSAWHVFATLGFYPVDPMRDHDVRGIPLVDRATLRVPGRAPLHIVRIGRCDRLMHLTRDGLLLRAVTLRHAWLAAGGTLRFDTATSSGAQSISR, via the coding sequence GTGCTGCCAGGCGCAAGTGCGAGGTCGAACCGGCCCTTCAAGGGAAGCAGCAGCACCTCGAGCAGTACCAGCACGTCCGCTTCCGGCGCCTGCACCGCCTGGCTCTACGCCTTCACCGATCGGCGGAGACGGGGCACCGGCTGGTCGCGCGGATCGCCCGCAGCTTCTACCAGGACAGCCCGGGCGGCATCATCGGCAACGAGGACGCTGGGCAAAATGAGCGCCTGGCATGTTTTCGCGACCCTCGGCTTCTATCCCGTCGATCCGATGCGCGACCACGATGTGCGCGGCATCCCGCTGGTCGATCGGGCGACGCTGCGCGTGCCGGGGCGCGCGCCGCTCCACATCGTCCGGATCGGTCGTTGCGACCGGCTCATGCACCTCACCCGCGACGGCCTGCTGCTACGAGCCGTCACGCTCCGGCACGCGTGGCTGGCCGCTGGCGGTACCCTGCGCTTCGACACGGCAACCAGTAGTGGCGCACAATCGATCAGTCGGTGA
- a CDS encoding helix-turn-helix transcriptional regulator codes for MLVNRISLFRQERGWSRKELAEMVAVNPQTIGYLERGDYRPTVELALKLARAFGVSVETLFALEPFPSLAEQLDRKALLENDHGK; via the coding sequence ATGCTCGTCAATCGAATCAGTCTTTTCCGACAGGAGCGCGGGTGGTCCCGCAAGGAGCTGGCCGAGATGGTCGCGGTGAACCCGCAGACGATCGGTTATCTCGAACGCGGCGATTACCGCCCGACCGTGGAACTGGCGTTGAAGCTGGCACGGGCCTTTGGCGTGAGCGTGGAGACGCTGTTCGCGCTGGAGCCTTTCCCGTCCCTTGCCGAGCAGCTCGACCGAAAGGCTTTGCTGGAGAACGATCATGGCAAATAG
- the epsC gene encoding serine O-acetyltransferase EpsC — translation MTGVADHTRADAEEWDVAAIAAGLSAAREDWRAEHRPGVCATIRFPSRRRLELILSDLSGALFPLRLGPSSVQADTEARYVEQALDRALSALRDQVQLEIVARCTTSEAEARGEAGRIVTAFAQELPAIRRLLDSDIEAAYAGDPAARSVDEVLICYPGVQAVIPYRLAHSLYRHGAPLVARVIAEIAHSQTGIDIHPGARIGRSFFIDHGNGVVIGETAIVGDRVRIYQAVTLGARSFPTETDGTLTKGVPRHPIVEDDVVIYAGATILGRVTVGTGAVIGGNVWLTESVPPGSVIHQAFAERARGDASALPRGNVIEEADPEAPRGLI, via the coding sequence ATGACAGGGGTTGCCGACCACACCCGCGCGGACGCAGAGGAATGGGATGTCGCTGCCATTGCCGCCGGCCTTTCCGCCGCCCGGGAGGACTGGCGCGCCGAACACCGCCCGGGTGTGTGCGCAACGATCCGCTTTCCCTCCCGACGACGGCTGGAACTGATCCTCTCGGATCTGTCCGGCGCGCTCTTCCCGCTGCGGCTCGGTCCAAGCTCGGTGCAGGCCGATACCGAAGCGCGCTATGTCGAGCAGGCGCTCGACCGCGCGCTGTCGGCACTGCGCGACCAGGTGCAGCTGGAGATCGTCGCGCGGTGCACGACCTCCGAGGCCGAGGCGAGGGGGGAGGCCGGGCGGATCGTCACGGCCTTTGCGCAGGAATTGCCGGCCATTCGCCGCTTGCTCGATAGCGATATCGAGGCTGCCTATGCGGGGGATCCGGCGGCGCGCAGCGTCGACGAGGTGCTGATCTGCTACCCCGGCGTCCAGGCGGTTATCCCCTATCGGCTGGCACACAGCCTGTATCGGCACGGTGCGCCCCTCGTCGCCCGCGTGATCGCGGAGATCGCCCATTCGCAGACCGGCATCGATATCCACCCGGGCGCGCGCATCGGTCGCAGCTTCTTCATCGATCACGGCAACGGCGTGGTGATCGGCGAGACGGCGATCGTCGGCGATCGCGTGCGGATCTATCAGGCGGTGACGCTGGGCGCGCGCAGTTTCCCGACCGAGACGGACGGCACGCTTACCAAGGGCGTGCCTCGGCATCCGATCGTCGAGGATGACGTGGTCATCTATGCGGGGGCCACGATCCTCGGTCGGGTCACCGTCGGGACGGGGGCGGTGATCGGCGGCAATGTCTGGCTGACCGAAAGCGTGCCGCCGGGCAGCGTGATCCACCAGGCCTTTGCCGAGCGCGCACGTGGGGACGCCTCCGCGCTGCCGCGGGGCAATGTCATCGAGGAAGCCGATCCCGAGGCGCCCCGCGGCCTGATCTGA
- a CDS encoding 2Fe-2S iron-sulfur cluster-binding protein yields the protein MSLIVNGAQVSAPADPRTSLLDLLREELHLTGTKKGCNQGACGACTVLVDGERVLACLTLAVQVDGREVTTIEGLAGADALHPLQLAFIEHDGFQCGYCTPGQICSAMGMAAEARRGVPSHVTGDLSAEVNLTREEIQERMSGNLCRCGAHNGIIDAIRATLAAEIAA from the coding sequence ATGTCGCTCATCGTGAATGGGGCGCAGGTATCGGCGCCGGCCGATCCTCGCACGTCGTTACTCGACCTGCTGCGGGAGGAACTGCATCTCACCGGCACCAAAAAGGGCTGCAACCAGGGGGCGTGCGGTGCCTGCACGGTGCTGGTGGACGGCGAACGCGTTCTCGCCTGCCTCACGCTGGCGGTGCAGGTCGACGGCCGTGAGGTCACGACGATCGAGGGGCTGGCAGGGGCGGATGCGCTTCACCCGCTGCAGCTCGCGTTCATCGAGCATGACGGCTTCCAGTGCGGCTATTGCACGCCCGGACAGATCTGTTCCGCGATGGGCATGGCGGCCGAGGCGCGGCGGGGTGTGCCCAGCCATGTGACCGGCGACCTCAGCGCCGAGGTGAACCTGACCCGCGAGGAGATTCAGGAGCGCATGAGCGGGAATTTGTGTCGCTGCGGCGCGCATAACGGCATCATCGACGCGATCCGCGCCACCCTTGCCGCGGAGATTGCCGCATGA
- a CDS encoding FAD binding domain-containing protein — MTPFRYARAADVPEALRLGAEPGASYLGGGTNLVDLLRETVARPERLVDVSGLPAAIEETAAGGLRIDAAVRNTALAEHPVVRTRYPMLARAILAGASAQIRNMATVGGNLLQRTRCTYFYDTDGSRCNKRSPGAGCDAREGFNRIHAVLGASQACVATHPSDMCVALAALDARVHVTGPSGPRRIAFDDLHRLPGDAPDRDTILASGELIEAIELPPLAYGATSTYRKVRDRASYAFALVSVAAALKLDGDRVSDVRIAFGGVAHKPWRATRAEAALRGAVATHQAYLDAAALEFEDARPLRDNAFKPILAGRTLAAVLQALARGETA, encoded by the coding sequence ATGACGCCGTTCCGCTACGCGCGCGCCGCCGACGTACCAGAAGCGCTGCGCTTGGGCGCCGAGCCCGGGGCCAGCTATCTGGGCGGCGGTACCAATCTGGTCGATCTCCTGCGCGAGACCGTGGCCCGCCCCGAGCGGCTGGTGGACGTGAGCGGGCTGCCCGCGGCCATCGAAGAAACGGCTGCCGGGGGGCTGCGGATCGACGCCGCGGTCCGCAATACCGCGCTGGCCGAGCATCCGGTGGTGCGCACCCGCTATCCGATGCTTGCGCGCGCGATTCTTGCAGGCGCGTCGGCGCAGATCCGGAACATGGCGACGGTGGGTGGCAACCTGCTGCAGCGGACCCGCTGCACCTATTTCTACGATACCGACGGATCGCGCTGCAACAAGCGATCCCCCGGCGCGGGCTGCGACGCGCGTGAGGGATTCAACCGGATCCATGCGGTGCTGGGTGCATCGCAAGCCTGTGTGGCCACGCACCCGTCGGACATGTGCGTGGCCCTGGCCGCGCTCGACGCGCGCGTCCACGTCACGGGCCCGTCCGGTCCGCGCCGCATCGCGTTCGACGATCTGCATCGTCTTCCCGGCGACGCCCCGGACCGCGATACGATCCTTGCATCGGGCGAGCTGATCGAGGCCATCGAGCTGCCGCCGCTCGCGTACGGCGCGACATCGACCTATCGGAAGGTACGGGACCGGGCGAGCTATGCCTTTGCGCTGGTTTCGGTGGCAGCGGCGCTGAAGCTCGACGGAGATCGCGTATCGGACGTGCGTATCGCCTTTGGCGGCGTTGCCCACAAGCCCTGGCGTGCAACCAGGGCAGAGGCCGCGCTGCGCGGCGCGGTCGCGACGCATCAGGCGTATCTGGACGCTGCAGCGCTGGAATTCGAGGACGCCCGGCCGCTCCGCGACAATGCGTTCAAGCCGATATTGGCGGGGCGGACGCTGGCGGCGGTGTTGCAGGCGCTCGCAAGGGGAGAGACCGCGTGA